In Oryza brachyantha chromosome 1, ObraRS2, whole genome shotgun sequence, the following are encoded in one genomic region:
- the LOC102714788 gene encoding unconventional prefoldin RPB5 interactor 1 isoform X1, which produces MAAAARKGKGTVTPLGAVFSPAETRRAVARVAGAVADRRAELSRLQGFVADNAALVSLVQRLPDELSHDVMVPFGGAAFFPGRLIHTNELLVLLGEGYYVERSAKQTTEILHRRGMELEAQVEAMKATIADLEAEAKFFESTAAEASEGLVEIREEYDEDTEINSSTSEVSSSASGMSDKDREHARIMARLDELEMEEKDAGSTSEEDEEDDEDDEEDAGPSEDDEEDEEERNILRDKYDHHNASLGASFSGSDGNDWSHESAQLKSALKKPGGREILKSASFTPSSSTPHSVFPGQTSIINSEIQLPVKKAVSFQDDNKHTVDPSKSLPLPRGPKHSSSILEVSSDNTKSHDRKIISSGQKAFTGSIIEHDDNIATLQPSKSDSLQNPASSSSRPVSRFKMQKGGR; this is translated from the exons atggctgcggcggcgaggaaggggaaggggacgGTGACGCCGCTGGGCGCGGTGTTCTCGCCGGCGGAGACGAGGAGGGCCGTGGCGCGGGTCGCCGGTGCCGTCGCCGACCGCCGCGCCGAGCTCTCCCGCCTCCAGGGCTTCGTCGCCGACAACGCCGCGCTCGTCTCCCTCGTCCAGAGGCTCCCCGACGAGCTCTCCCACGACGTCATG GTTCCCTTCGGCGGCGCCGCATTTTTCCCGGGCCGTTTAATCCACACGAACGAGCTGCTG GTGCTTCTAGGGGAGGGGTACTATGTGGAGAGGTCCGCGAAGCAGACCACTGAGATACTGCACAGGAGGGGGATGGAGCTGGAAGCTCAAGTGGAAGCGATGAAGGCAACTATAGCTGACCTTGAAGCTGAGGCAAAATTCTTCGAATCAACTGCCGCCGAGGCTTCT GAGGGTCTTGTTGAAATAAGAGAAGAATATGACGAAGACACAGAAATAAACTCATCAACATCAG AGGTTTCAAGTTCTGCTTCAGGAATGTCAGATAAAGACAGGGAACATGCACGAATCATGGCAAGGTTAGATGAACTTGAAATGGAAGAAAAGGATGCTGGGAGTACTTCcgaggaagacgaagaagatgatgaggaTGACGAAGAAGATGCTGGACCGAGTGAAGATGACGAGGAAGATGAGGAAGAAAGGAATATTCTACGTGACAAATATGATCATCATAATGCTAGTTTGGGTGCCTCATTTTCTGGAAGTGATGGTAATGATTGGAGTCATGAAAGTGCGCAG CTAAAGAGTGCTCTAAAGAAGCCTGGAGGAAGGGAAATACTGAAAAGTGCTTCTTTTACACCTTCATCCAGTACACCTCACTCAGTTTTTCCAGGCCAGACTTCT ATAATAAACTCTGAAATTCAGCTTCCTGTTAAAAAAG CTGTTTCTTTTCAAGATGATAACAAACATACTGTTGATCCGTCAAAGTCTCTTCCATTGCCACGGGGTCCAAAACACTCCAGTTCAATACTTGAG GTGTCTTCAGATAACACTAAATCTCATGATCGGAAGATAATATCAAGTGGACAAAAG GCCTTCACAGGGTCTATTATTGAACATGATGACAATATTGCAACCCTTCAACCATCAAAGAGTGATTCTTTGCagaat CCTGCTAGTTCATCTTCAAGACCTGTTTCTAGATTCAAGATGCAGAAGGGAGGGCGTTGA
- the LOC102715071 gene encoding protein LAX PANICLE 2-like isoform X2 → MVPARSRPLHHDSSSKRSGGNSSCPQYCIATQLEASSGAAPAGRLRHHQPPAARYPPRQVAMADDDAAGTSSRSGEDDDKDWLQLGLAAAPPSSSGDNDDATAPAAAPSSTPTELDVFANNKQHKGRPPLFPLPIFRSYHQYGHGGRCRPTAPAPAPSFFPFARPLRSSGDPAVRVISPPRRAEAAAAGLWLTLQAAPDQVREPILPQIPKSYLRIKDSNMKVEVVMKYLAGKLGLTQSHLQVGNWGES, encoded by the exons ATGGTCCCAGCTAGGAGCCGCCCGTTGCACCatgacagcagcagcaagaggaGCGGCGGCAACTCGTCCTGTCCCCAATACTGCATCGCCACCCAACTCGAGGCCTCGTcaggcgccgcgccggcgggtAGACTTcgccaccaccagccgccggcggcaagATACCCTCCTCGGCAAGTAGCCatggccgacgacgacgcggccggCACGAGCTCTCGCAGTGGCGAAGACGACGACAAAGACTGGCTCCAGCTCGGCCTCgcagcggcgccgccctcctcctccggcgacaacgacgacgccacggctccggcggcggccccgTCGTCTACCCCAACGGAGCTGGACGTGTTCGCCAACAACAAGCAGCACAAAGGGAGGCCGCCGCTGTTCCCGCTGCCGATTTTCAGGAGCTACCACCAGTacggccacggcggccggtgtcggccgacggcgccggcgccggcgccatcaTTCTTCCCGTTTGCACGGCCGTTGAGGAGCTCCGGCGATCCGGCCGTGAGAGTGATTAGCCCGCCGCGACGAGCGGAGGCAGCTGCTGCCGGCTTGTGGCTTACACTTCAGGCAGCCCCTGACCA AGTTAGAGAGCCTATTTTGCCTCAGATACCAAAGAGCTATCTTAGAATCAa GGATAGCAACAtgaaggtggaggtggtgatgAAGTACTTGGCCGGCAAGCTAGGACTCACACAATCTCATCTTCAG GTTGGCAATTGGGGGGAATCATGA
- the LOC102714788 gene encoding nuclear polyadenylated RNA-binding protein 3 isoform X2 → MAAAARKGKGTVTPLGAVFSPAETRRAVARVAGAVADRRAELSRLQGFVADNAALVSLVQRLPDELSHDVMVLLGEGYYVERSAKQTTEILHRRGMELEAQVEAMKATIADLEAEAKFFESTAAEASEGLVEIREEYDEDTEINSSTSEVSSSASGMSDKDREHARIMARLDELEMEEKDAGSTSEEDEEDDEDDEEDAGPSEDDEEDEEERNILRDKYDHHNASLGASFSGSDGNDWSHESAQLKSALKKPGGREILKSASFTPSSSTPHSVFPGQTSIINSEIQLPVKKAVSFQDDNKHTVDPSKSLPLPRGPKHSSSILEVSSDNTKSHDRKIISSGQKAFTGSIIEHDDNIATLQPSKSDSLQNPASSSSRPVSRFKMQKGGR, encoded by the exons atggctgcggcggcgaggaaggggaaggggacgGTGACGCCGCTGGGCGCGGTGTTCTCGCCGGCGGAGACGAGGAGGGCCGTGGCGCGGGTCGCCGGTGCCGTCGCCGACCGCCGCGCCGAGCTCTCCCGCCTCCAGGGCTTCGTCGCCGACAACGCCGCGCTCGTCTCCCTCGTCCAGAGGCTCCCCGACGAGCTCTCCCACGACGTCATG GTGCTTCTAGGGGAGGGGTACTATGTGGAGAGGTCCGCGAAGCAGACCACTGAGATACTGCACAGGAGGGGGATGGAGCTGGAAGCTCAAGTGGAAGCGATGAAGGCAACTATAGCTGACCTTGAAGCTGAGGCAAAATTCTTCGAATCAACTGCCGCCGAGGCTTCT GAGGGTCTTGTTGAAATAAGAGAAGAATATGACGAAGACACAGAAATAAACTCATCAACATCAG AGGTTTCAAGTTCTGCTTCAGGAATGTCAGATAAAGACAGGGAACATGCACGAATCATGGCAAGGTTAGATGAACTTGAAATGGAAGAAAAGGATGCTGGGAGTACTTCcgaggaagacgaagaagatgatgaggaTGACGAAGAAGATGCTGGACCGAGTGAAGATGACGAGGAAGATGAGGAAGAAAGGAATATTCTACGTGACAAATATGATCATCATAATGCTAGTTTGGGTGCCTCATTTTCTGGAAGTGATGGTAATGATTGGAGTCATGAAAGTGCGCAG CTAAAGAGTGCTCTAAAGAAGCCTGGAGGAAGGGAAATACTGAAAAGTGCTTCTTTTACACCTTCATCCAGTACACCTCACTCAGTTTTTCCAGGCCAGACTTCT ATAATAAACTCTGAAATTCAGCTTCCTGTTAAAAAAG CTGTTTCTTTTCAAGATGATAACAAACATACTGTTGATCCGTCAAAGTCTCTTCCATTGCCACGGGGTCCAAAACACTCCAGTTCAATACTTGAG GTGTCTTCAGATAACACTAAATCTCATGATCGGAAGATAATATCAAGTGGACAAAAG GCCTTCACAGGGTCTATTATTGAACATGATGACAATATTGCAACCCTTCAACCATCAAAGAGTGATTCTTTGCagaat CCTGCTAGTTCATCTTCAAGACCTGTTTCTAGATTCAAGATGCAGAAGGGAGGGCGTTGA
- the LOC102715071 gene encoding protein LAX PANICLE 2-like isoform X1: MVPARSRPLHHDSSSKRSGGNSSCPQYCIATQLEASSGAAPAGRLRHHQPPAARYPPRQVAMADDDAAGTSSRSGEDDDKDWLQLGLAAAPPSSSGDNDDATAPAAAPSSTPTELDVFANNKQHKGRPPLFPLPIFRSYHQYGHGGRCRPTAPAPAPSFFPFARPLRSSGDPAVRVISPPRRAEAAAAGLWLTLQAAPDQVREPILPQIPKSYLRIKDSNMKVEVVMKYLAGKLGLTQSHLQVELTCRGQLLPPFLLVKNVRDSIWCSSLGPSWEEEDDDDDLVELHRRSPAATTDHVMALFYSASRSSYH; the protein is encoded by the exons ATGGTCCCAGCTAGGAGCCGCCCGTTGCACCatgacagcagcagcaagaggaGCGGCGGCAACTCGTCCTGTCCCCAATACTGCATCGCCACCCAACTCGAGGCCTCGTcaggcgccgcgccggcgggtAGACTTcgccaccaccagccgccggcggcaagATACCCTCCTCGGCAAGTAGCCatggccgacgacgacgcggccggCACGAGCTCTCGCAGTGGCGAAGACGACGACAAAGACTGGCTCCAGCTCGGCCTCgcagcggcgccgccctcctcctccggcgacaacgacgacgccacggctccggcggcggccccgTCGTCTACCCCAACGGAGCTGGACGTGTTCGCCAACAACAAGCAGCACAAAGGGAGGCCGCCGCTGTTCCCGCTGCCGATTTTCAGGAGCTACCACCAGTacggccacggcggccggtgtcggccgacggcgccggcgccggcgccatcaTTCTTCCCGTTTGCACGGCCGTTGAGGAGCTCCGGCGATCCGGCCGTGAGAGTGATTAGCCCGCCGCGACGAGCGGAGGCAGCTGCTGCCGGCTTGTGGCTTACACTTCAGGCAGCCCCTGACCA AGTTAGAGAGCCTATTTTGCCTCAGATACCAAAGAGCTATCTTAGAATCAa GGATAGCAACAtgaaggtggaggtggtgatgAAGTACTTGGCCGGCAAGCTAGGACTCACACAATCTCATCTTCAG GTGGAACTGACATGCAGAGGGCAGCTTCTTCCTCCCTTCTTGCTGGTCAAAAACGTCAGAGACAGCATCTGGTGCTCGTCACTGGGACCAagctgggaggaggaggacgacgacgatgatctTGTCGAGTTGCACCGGCGATCGCCGGCGGCTACTACTGACCATGTCATGGCACTCTTTTACAGCGCAAGTAGGTCGTCCTACCATTGA